Proteins from a single region of Chlorocebus sabaeus isolate Y175 chromosome 25, mChlSab1.0.hap1, whole genome shotgun sequence:
- the LOC119619672 gene encoding cytochrome c oxidase subunit 7C, mitochondrial, translating to MLGHSIRRFTTSVVRRSHYEEGPGKNLPFSVENKWALLVKMCLYFGSAFAAPFLIVRHQLLKQ from the coding sequence ATGTTGGGCCACAGCATCCGGAGGTTCACAACCTCTGTGGTCCGTAGGAGCCACTATGAGGAGGGCCCTGGGAAGAATTTGCCATTTTCAGTGGAAAACAAGTGGGCGTTGCTAGTTAAGATGTGTTTGTACTTTGGATCTGCATTTGCTGCACCCTTCCTTATAGTAAGACACCAACTGCTTAAACAATAA